A window of the Brachyhypopomus gauderio isolate BG-103 chromosome 14, BGAUD_0.2, whole genome shotgun sequence genome harbors these coding sequences:
- the LOC143475495 gene encoding 7-alpha-hydroxycholest-4-en-3-one 12-alpha-hydroxylase-like — MSEHETTGAHIQRTSVSTGEELTMSILFQILFALFTSLLGGLYLLGAFRRRRPGEPPLDKGPVPWLGHVLEFRRDTAKFLERMKQKHGDIFTVQLGGFYYTFLTDPRSFSSVFKETRANLDFNQFAKHLIARVFGYHAIEGDNKMVQASSTKHLMGDGLVVLTQAMMNNLQNLMLHNMGAGDDGRAWQEDGLFDYSYNIVFRAGYLALFGNETAKTGGSEKAKDIDRTQSDKLYYEFRKYDQLFPNLAYGVLGPNSKREAERLKKLFWKILSVQKVKSRENVSGWVNEMYQERADIGVEEVMLDRYMFLLLWASQSNTGPASFWLLLFLMKHSDAMKAVRGEVEEVLRETGQEVNPGGPLINLTRDMLQKTPILDSAVEESLRMTAAPVLTRAVLQDMTLNTANGQQYSIRKGDRVSLFPYTAVQMDPEIHPDPHTFKYDRFLNQEGGKKTDFYKGGKKVKYYTMPWGAGSTMCPGRFFATNELKQFVFLMLTYYDFELKNPDEEIPDIDTKRWGFGTMQPTRDVQFRFRLRG, encoded by the coding sequence ATTTCGACGGCGAAGACCTGGAGAACCTCCCTTAGATAAAGGGCCTGTACCCTGGCTGGGTCATGTGTTGGAGTTCAGGAGAGACACAGCAAAGTTCTTGGAGAGGATGAAACAGAAACATGGAGATATTTTCACAGTGCAACTGGGAGGGTTCTACTACACCTTCCTGACGGATCCTCGCTCCTTTAGTTCTGTGTTCAAGGAGACGCGGGCAAATCTAGACTTCAATCAGTTTGCAAAACATCTGATTGCACGTGTCTTTGGCTACCATGCCATCGAGGGCGATAACAAGATGGTTCAGGCATCCAGCACCAAGCATCTGATGGGTGATGGGTTGGTTGTGCTCACCCAGGCCATGATGAACAACCTCCAGAACCTGATGCTCCATAACATGGGTGCTGGAGATGATGGTAGAGCCTGGCAGGAAGATGGACTCTTCGACTACAGCTACAACATTGTTTTTCGTGCGGGTTACCTGGCCTTGTTTGGGAATGAGACAGCCAAAACAGGAGGTTCGGAGAAAGCCAAGGACATTGACCGAACTCAGTCAGACAAGCTCTACTATGAATTTCGCAAATATGACCAGCTCTTCCCTAACCTGGCATACGGTGTACTGGGACCAAACAGTAAGAGAGAAGCTGAGAGGCTGAAGAAGCTATTCTGGAAAATTTTGTCTGTGCAGAAGGTAAAGTCCAGAGAGAACGTCAGTGGCTGGGTGAATGAAATGTACCAGGAGAGGGCTGACATCGGTGTGGAGGAGGTCATGTTGGACCGATACATGTTCCTTCTCCTGTGGGCATCTCAGAGCAACACAGGACCTGCTTCTTTCTGGCTGCTCCTGTTCCTCATGAAGCACTCTGATGCCATGAAGGCTGTGAGAGGAGAAGTGGAGGAGGTTCTACGTGAAACAGGGCAAGAGGTGAATCCCGGCGGGCCACTGATTAACCTGACCAGGGACATGCTGCAGAAAACCCCCATTCTGGACAGTGCGGTGGAGGAGAGCCTTCGAATGACAGCGGCCCCTGTGCTTACCAGAGCCGTCCTGCAAGACATGACCTTGAACACGGCCAACGGACAGCAGTACAGCATCCGCAAGGGAGACAGAGTGTCACTGTTTCCATACACCGCAGTTCAGATGGACCCAGAGATACACCCTGACCCACACACCTTCAAGTATGACCGCTTCCTTAACCAAGAGGGGGGCAAAAAGACTGATTTCTATAAAGGTGGGAAGAAGGTGAAGTATTACACCATGCCCTGGGGTGCTGGTTCCACCATGTGCCCTGGGAGGTTCTTCGCTACAAATGAACTGAAACAGTTCGTTTTCCTCATGCTTACATACTACGACTTTGAGCTTAAAAACCCAGATGAGGAGATTCCAGATATAGATACCAAAAGATGGGGATTTGGAACTATGCAGCCAACCAGGGATGTGCAGTTCAGATTCAGACTCAGAGGATAG